AATTGCAGCGAGTGCCGGGTACACGTGAAATAAAAACCATTGGCGGGGCCGCATCCGTGGTCATGGTGAATTTCGATCCTGTTCGCTTGGCTTCATATCAATTATCTTTAAGTGATCTGCGACAAAGTTTAGCCGCTGCGAATGCTTCCGCTGATGCAGGCAACCTGATCAGTCAAAACGAACAAATTAAAGTCCAGGTTGGGTCATTTTTAACCTCTGCTCAAGACATTGCCGAACTGGTAGTGGGTGTATTTAAAGGTGCGCCGGTATTTCTGCGCGATGTGGCTGATGTCAGCCTTAGCCACGACAGCCCAGAACATTATGTAGCCTTTGGTATCGGTGCCGCCAGTTCACTTGATGTAACTGGCCGTTATCCCGCTGTCACTATGACAGTCGCGAAAAAGCCGGGCGAGAATGCCGTTGATGTGGCCAATGCTGTGATTGAGCGCTTCGACCAAATGCAGGGGATTTACTTTCCCGATGGGGTAGAAGCCACTATTACTCGCAATTACGGGGCCACCGCAGAAGAAAAAGCCCAGACGCTAATTAAGAAGCTAATATTTGCTACCTTATCGGTAATAGTGCTGGTGATGATAGCACTGGGTCGGCGGGAAGCCTTTGTCGTGGGGGCGGCGGTCGTTGCAACCCTAGCGATTACCCTATTCGCCTCATGGGCATGGGGTTTTACCTTAAACCGAGTCTCGTTGTTCGCATTGATTTTCTCCATCGGCATCCTGGTGGATGATGCAATCGTGGTAGTGGAAAACATTCACCGGCATATGACTTTAGGTGGCAGAGAGTTAAAAGACGCCATTCCTATTGCTGTAGATGAAGTGGGCGGCCCTACAATTCTGGCAACTTTTACGGTTATCGCAGCGTTATTACCTATGGCGTTCGTCAGCGGATTGATGGGTCCGTACATGCGACCTATTCCGATCAATGCGTCTACGGGTATGCTCATCAGCTTAGCAGTTGCTTTCATTCTGACCCCATGGTTATTTTTACGCCTATTCAAAAACCAACCTCATCATGCTACTGAAGAAACAAGCACTAACAGCCGTTTTCTGAATCTGTTTACACGCCTACTGAACCCGTTTTTAAACAAAGTCGCAGGAAGGATGAACCGAATTTGGCTGCTGATAGTTATCTTGGTGTTGATTGCGCTGTCATTGTTACTGGTAGTAAATCGCGGGGTGATGATGAAAATGTTGCCCTTCGATAATAAAAGTGAATTTCAGCTAGTAATTGATATGCCAGAAGGCACCACCCTTGAACAGACCTTTGCCACCTTGCAGGCGCTGGCGGATGATCTGGAAGCCTTACCTGAAATGGACAACTATCAGCTCTATGCGGGCACTGCTGCCCCCATCAATTTTAATGGCTTGGTGCGACAATATTACCTGCGCAGAGAAGCCAATATGGGGGAGGTTCAGGTCAATCTGGCGCATAAGGATTTGCGCAATCGCAAAAGCCACACCATTGCCCTTGAAGCGCGAAAGTTAATTGCCGCCACAGCAAAAGCACACAACGCCAATGTTAAAGTGGTGGAAATGCCACCGGGCCCGCCAGTGCAAGCCCCACTGGTCGCTGAAGTATACGGTTTAGATTATCAACGTCAGTTGAATGTAGCACAACAAGTGAAACGGCAATTCACTAAAGCAACAGATGTGGTGGATGTAGATGACAGTGTTGAAGCCCCTCAGCGTAAATGGATCCTAGCCATTGACCGAGCCAGAGCCGCCAAACTTGGCGTGAGCCAGGCCAGTATTGTGGCAGACATGACCGCCGCGTTGGCTGGCGAGGACAGCTCTTATCTACATCAAGAGCAAGCGAAAGTCGCCATCCCTATTCGTTTAACCTTGCCGGTGGTAAATAAAAACGATTTACTGGCACTGCAAAATCTGCGGGTTCGCGCTCAATCCGGTGAATTGATTGCTTTGTCTGAGGTCACTATTTTACAACAGCAATTGCGTGAGCAAACGATTTATCATAAAGACTTACTCCCTGTAGTGTACGTAACGGGTGACGTGGCGGGTGAAACTGACAGCCCTTTGTATGGTCTGGCTGAAATCGCCTCAAGCCTAGATGAACATAGGGTGGAAGGCGAGATTATTGAACAGTACTATATTCAGCAGCCGGAAAATCCATACAAGTGGAGTATGAAATGGGATGGTGAGTGGCAGGTTACCTATGAAACCTTCCGTGATATGGGCATAGCATACTCTATCGGCCTGTTAATGATTTACTTGTTAGTCGTCGCCCAATTTCGCTCCTACTCGATACCGCTAATCATCATGGCACCGATCCCTCTGACCATTATTGGTATCATGCCTGGCCATGCTTTACTTGGGCAGCAATTTACCGCCCCGTCAATGATCGGTATGATAGCCCTTGCGGGGATCATAGTGCGCAATTCCATCCTACTGGTAGACTTTATTCAGCAACAGGTTCGCGAAGGTAAAGACTTACAAGCTGCAACCATAGAAGCAACAGCTGTCCGGTCTGTCCCTATTGCGCTAACCGCTCTGGCTGCCATGATGGGGGGCTTCTTTATTATTGATGATCCCATCTTTGGTGGGCTAGCCGTATCGCTGATATTTGGTTTACTGGTATCCACCTTGTTAACGTTAATTGTCATTCCAGTGGTGTTTTATGCATATCAGTATCAGAAAAATGAAAGCCACGTTTGACTTTGGGTTAAAAAATGACCGAACCTAAGTGGTGAACTCATGGAGCGTGCTGCATTAGAACTTTGGGTCTTATTAAGTTACCACTATAGTTAAGCCAGAAAGTATTCTGTCTTGATGTATCTAGCGGGTTTTTCAAAATACGCCAAACCGCTATAATTGCTAATAGTTATAAGGGAAAATAATGTCCAATACACTTATACATAATGAAAAAGAATGTAAATATGAGTATCATATTGACGGCCATATTGCTTACATCACTTATGATGTACAAGGTGATAAGGTGCATCTAACCCACACTATAGTACCGGATGATCTGGCTGGTAAAGGCCTAGCCAAGACGCTTCTGGAGGATGTGCTAGAAGAAATTAAAAAGGCTAATAAAAAAGCCGTTGCCCAGTGTTCTTACGTGGTTAGATATCAAGAAAAACATCCTCAAGCGAGCGACCTATTTGCTTGATTACGCTAACGGTCGGTTTGAATTGATCTGGTAGAAACATGCGTAAGCCGATTTTGAATCTTTTGCACTTAACCAACGTTTTATTCAACAGGTTCAATTCAATTCTGCTTTATTGGGCTAAGCAAGCTTGAATATGTTCAGCCCAGTAATTTGGCTGGTGGACTACTGCCCGATCACCAATCGATATTTCGCATACACAAGTTTGTTTACTACCGGAGCGAGGTAGCGGAAGCACAATAATACCGGTGTGTTGTGCGTAGCTTACGATTCTTGCCGCTAAGTCTTGGGCGCTCATATCAAAGTGCAGGTGAAACATAGCGACCTGAGGGTTAGCTGGCACTATGCTCAATGGCGCGCAGCGCAAAGCGTCACATAATTGCCGTGTATAATCGACAAATTGCGGCATGGCAGATAGGTATTTGTTAAGCCCAGCGCGGGCGGCGATGACCTCAGGGTAAAGTGTAATCGGGTTTCCTCCAGCTCTTCGTGCCCAAACTCGCGCCTGATCAATGAGCTTGTCACTGCCAAGTAGTGCTGCACCGGATATTCCGCCTAGATCTTTATAAAAGCTGACATAAATACTATCAAATAGTGAGGCGATCTCGGCAAGGGGGCGCTGGTAAAATTCTGTGGTTTGCCATATCCTAGCGCCATCTAAATGCAATTTTATTCCATGCTCCTTACACCATGCTTTAATCGTGGTCAGGTCACTCCAACTGGGTAACTGACCACCTATTTCACGCATCGGTGTTTCAATTATAATCGCAGCTGTCGTCGCAGGATCCAGCTTGCCGAAGTCGTCTATAGTTAAGACCTGATTATAGGTGCCCATTTCAGCCACGTTTAAGCCCCAGAGTTGCTCAATCGCCCTATGTTCATGCAGCAAAAGATGGGATGTTGGGTGCAATCCCACATATGAACGGCCCGTTAGTTGGCTATAGCATTTGAGTGCCGCACACTGAGCGAGGGTTCCTGTAGGAAGAAAAAGGCAACTTTGGGTTGAGAATAATTGACTTAACTGTTGCTCAAAATCGCTAATTATCCCGCCTCTACCATAGCTGTCGCGACTGTCGTTGCTAGTTATAGATTGACTCAACAGCTTAAGCTCATCGGCCATGTCCAGTTGTTGATGGCGATGGATAGCAGCTTTAGCGTGGGCGTGAAGCTCGTCAAAGCGGGTTTTAAGTAAATCAGATATCAGCGTCATAGTGTTATTTCATGTGGATTTTACCGCCAATAATCTTATATGCAGGCGTACCTCGAATCAAAGTTTCTCTGGCAAACTCTTGTTTACAGCCAGGGCAATGACAGGGTGTTGTTGTGTGATCTTCTACAATGCGTTCTAAAAAACACTTTAATAGTGCTCCCTTACCGCCCTTACGGTATTTAAACAGCAACGTCTTACACTGCAAGCACGAAATTAGCACCGTGCGTTTAGGTCCCTTTTTATTTGGCTTTGCCATATTACCCAACAGGTTGTTGCTTTATTCGTTATGGTACTCACAAAGCGAGTTAAAAACACTATTGCCCATTTTAGTCCATTGGGTTTTGTTATTTGAATTTTAGATTTCATACAAGTGACTATGGCTGAAAGCTAATGCCAGACCCCTCACACTATAAACAGTTTGATTTTTCCTTACTCTTTTTGAAGTGCTATAATGCGCCACCGCTGCATTCCTGATGTTGTAAATCGTTTCCCGATAGGGTCAAAATAAGGAATGAAAGGGCAAAATCCCGCATTGCGAATTTGCTGTGGAAAATAGATATATACCATATAAAACAAAGGCCTAACTTGAAACCTACGACTCAACCACTCAATCGCACCATCTCAGTCGCTCCAATGCTGGATTGGACTGATAAACATTGTCGCTATTTTTTACGGCAGATATCCCAGCATGCATTGTTGTATACAGAAATGGTAACTACTGGGGCAATCATATTCGGCAAAGGCGACTACTTGGCATTTAATGATGCTGAGCATCCCGTGGCATTGCAATTAGGTGGTTCTGATCCTGTCGATATGGCTCGTTGTGCGGTTTTAGCCCAACAACGTGGTTACGATGAAGTGAACATTAATGTTGGCTGCCCTTCCGATAGAGTACAAAATGGTCGCTTTGGGGCGTGTCTGATGGCCGAGCCGGACACTGTGGCTACCTGTATCAAAGCCATGCAAGCTGAAGTGGATATTCCCGTTACAGTCAAATCCCGGATCGGTATTGACCAGATGGATGAATATGAAGATCTTACCCGCTTTATTGATGTGGTTGCTGACAGCGGCTGTGACACCTTTATTGTGCATGCCCGCAAAGCCTGGCTGAAAGGCCTTAGCCCAAAAGAAAACCGCGATGTACCGCCGCTAATGTACGATAGGGTGTATCACCTCAAGCAGCAGTTTCCTGATCTACACATCAGTATAAATGGCGGAGTGAAAACACTGGATGATACGGATCTGCATTTAAACTATATTGATGGTGTGATGATTGGTCGTGAGGTTTATAGCAACCCTTATATCCTCGCTGAAGTTGATAGCCGTTATTATCAGGATAACCACAGTATTCCTAGTCGTCACCAAATTGTGCACAACATGATTGCCTATGCTCAGACTCAGCTCGATGAGCCTTATGCTCGGATTTGGCATATCGCTCGACATATGCTCGGTTTGTTTCAGGGCCAACCTGGCGCGAGGATTTGGCGCAGGTATCTTAGTCAAAATGGCACCCAAAAAGGAGTCGGGGTTGAATTGCTAAGTGATGCACTAGCTGTACTTGACGAAGCTCAATTGCAAGCCGAAAAATTTCAGAGTGAGTCGTTCATTAACAGAGTTGGTTAAATTAACCAAGCTCATTGGTTAAAAATACTAAAAAGTAACTTTAGTGCAAATAATAGCCTGCGTCAAACACCCTCGCAAATCACGAGGGTTTCTATAAATTCCTTAATAATCAATGATATGTAAATTTTATTTGTAGTTGGCACAACTATCGCAATAGTAATTGCGACTTAACTAGTAACTGAATAATCAGTGACTAAATTGGAAAACCAACTCAAAGGAAAATACCATGTTTACTAAATTGACTACTGCTACTATCGTACTTTCAGGTTTATTTTTATCAGCTAATACTCAAGCAAACGAAGTGTCTGTTGAGCAATTGGTGGGTAGTTTTGTTTCACAGGCTGTTTATGCTACTCAACAAGAAATTAGTTACAGCGTGCAAGAAGCCGTTCTAACTGCAAATAATACAATTGGTTTTGAAACAGAAGCTCAAACCTATGCGACTAATGTGACTATTACGGATCTTGAAAGCACCGAAGTTGTAAGCAAATCTGAAAATGATAAAGCTGAGTAATAGGGGGGCGTTGTTATGATTAATCATATACACCTTTTAACTCTGTTATTTGCACCGGTTATGGCATATCTCGCAGCAGCACTGATATTTAGTCTGATTGAGAGTCGCAGTAGTCATGAAGTACCGGTTAACGCCAAAAAAATTCATTATCATGACGGTCATATTTCGTAGTTTTGACCGTCATTAATCTAGTCGGATAAGACTTTAGATTACTCAATCTCCCTTTCTCCAAACTAACCCGCCTGCGAGTCACTAAACGTCACACTAGTTGCAAAATTCTAACTCTCTCAATCAATCAAATTTATAATTGTGCAATAAATATTAACTTATAGTTTATATGTTGTTGAATAATACTTGAATGCACAAGTAAATTATTTAAGCATCAAAATGCCAGAATTTAATCAAGAGATGACGATCATAACCGCGCTCAACTTTGCAGCCGTCAGATTAAGTAAGAAAATAGACCGTGCGTTCAGTGTGCATGGCGTCAGTTATAGCGAATTCATGGCGCTACACATTTTACATAGCAGTCCAAACCATAGTCTAAGTCGAATTGCGTTGGCCGAAGCCATGGTAATGACAGCGTCTGGGATAACACGGATGATCAATCCATTGCAGAAGATGCATTTAATCGAAAAAGAAAATAACCCTAGAGATGCAAGAGTTAGCCTGGTTAAGTTGTCCAAAGCTGGATTGGAATTGTATGAAAATGCGTGGATCACATTTCAGGCCACGAGCCAATCACTATTACCGGAATTACGGCAATATCAAACTGACTCGATTTTGCACATCCTCAACGACCTCAATCCACGATGAATAGCCTAACTCCATGCGCTGACTGGTTAGTATTGTTAGCCTTTGGAGAAATGTTACCTACCTAGCAAATAATCCACGAATAAGATTAAGCAAGTCTCTAAATTGTCAATTATCTTGAGCTAATGATCGCAGCGGACGATGCTTTATACAATTAAACTTAGCGTTATCTATCGAAACATTAGATCCAACATATCCGAACACTAGCCTAAGCTGTCAACAACTCCCTCTTTAATCTTTTTAAATTGACCAACTGATTAGTGTTTTTGACCAATTATGTTTGTAGAACGATTTTGATGAAGTTCTGATAATTAGTTTTAGATTAAATAAAATCCTATAAAATCAGTGATTTATGTGTTTTTGTAAGATTGGCACGACACTTGTAATAGATTAATTAAGTTAAGTGTTAACTATTTGAGAATCGCAGCTTTGCAATTCTTTCTTAATTACTCATAAACATCGTGGAGGATAGATAAATGGGTATGTTTTCAAGAATGACCGACATAGTACAAGCCAACATTAATGCAATTTTGGACAAAGCGGAAGATCCACACAAAGTGATCCGTTTAATTATTCAAGAGATGGAAGAGACGCTGGTAGAAGTTCGTTCAGTTGCTGCACGCAGTTTAGCTGATAAGAAACAATTACTGCGTAAACAAGATAAGTTAGAAGGCCAAATCGAAGATTGGCAATACAAGGCCACCATCGCAGTGAAAAAAGATCGTGAAGATCTTGCCCGAGCGGCTTTGGCCGAAAAACATAATGCTGAACAGGCTCTGTCACAATTAGCCAAGGAAATGGTCGTAATTGAAGAGGCGATTGTAAAATTGCAGGAAGACACAGCTCGTCTACAGGATAAGTTGAAAGAAGCCAAGAGTCGTCAGAAGTCGCTGGATATCAGACAACAGTCTGCCACTGCTCGTCTTAAACTGAAAACGACCCAGCATGTGGAAAAAATTGATTTTGCAATCACCAAGTTTGAACACTACGAAAGACGCATTGATGACTTGGAATCTCAAGTAGATGCATACGACTTGGTTTCAAACACCAATAGCTTAACGGCTGAAATTCAGCAGCTTGAACAAGATGAGAATATCGAGAAAGAGTTGCAAGCGATTAAACAAAAAGTCGCTTAAATAGTAATTATCTCCTGAGGCCGTAATTGCGGCCTCTGGTGAAGCCAGTCAATATGCTTTAGGAGTAGAACAATGAAAGATTTTATAAACAGCAAACAAATATATCGTGACACCGTTAGAGGTAAAGTTTCAGGGGTTTGTGCCGGCTTAGCTAGCCATTTCAATGTTGACGCCTGGGTAGTAAGAATTGCCGCCATTGCAGCTTTTATTTTTATGCCTGTTGTTGTTGCTATTGCTTATCTGTTAGCGGTCATATTAATACCTACTCGGTAATTTGGGAGAACAGTCATGAAGAACTTCGCACTTGCTATTCTAATTGCCGTATTGATTACCTATAGCTGCGGCTTGATTGCAAACCATTGGTTAGATTTTTCTATCCATTTGGACGATCACATGTTTGGTCCATTGGAATCGATTGCTGGTATAACGATAGTAGGAGCAATCATGGCCGTGATCGGTGTGGTAGTTGCGGTGAGTATCTTTGGCGCATTGATGATAGGTCTGGTCGCGGCGGTGCTAGCGTTGTTTGTTGCTGGACTGAGTGTATTCTGGCCGATGATATTAGTCATAGCTTTCATCGTTTGGTTAGTGCGAGACAAACGCCAGCCACAATATTGATTTGGCTATTATAGTTGCATTTATGCATCTGGCTATAGCAATACAGCCTATAATAAAGAATAATTGCCACAAGGATCATTAGCTAAAATTTGAGAATTATTGTGGGAAAAATTTTAAAGATTGGTGCAATTTTGTCGCTACTAGTTAGTACTTGCAGCTTTGCAGACTTACTAGTAGAACACGCCACTGTCAGACTATTACCTCCAGGGGTGCCTAATACCTCAGCATATTTTACTATTGAAAATACTGGGGAAACAGACAGATATCTGGTTTCAGCCAGTTCCACTTTCTCTGCCTCAACTGAACTGCACGCTCACATCATGGATGGCGAAATGATGCGAATGGAGCAACAACAGCAAGTTATGATCCCCGCTGGTGAAAAAGTCATGTTCAAGCCGGGAGGGTTACACCTTATGATCTTTGGCCTAAAAGCACCTTTAAAAGAACAACAAAAAGTTAGCTTTACCCTTTACACTAAAGACAAGCACCAGATTGAAGTGATTGGCAACGTGGTTTTACCTGGCGAAGAGCATTCTCATCACCACCACTAAGGTTCTGCTAAAATAAATTAACCCAATATAAGGATGATATTATGCAACGCTTCTTTACTGCCAAATGGATTACCACAGCTTTTGTGGTCATCATCTTTTTATTTTGGTTGCTCTCTGTTTACTGGAGTTCCGAGCCGGATCTTTTCAATGTAAGATTGACCGCTCAACAACAGGCTCAGCAAAATGGCGAGCAAGTGGTCGTGGGTTATACCACCACACATACTTTGATTAAAGTGGTCGAATCTTTGATGGACAAGCCTGGCGGTTATCTTTCAAACGATGTGATGCCCCCCAGTGTATTTATGGACAATATGCCAAGGTGGGAGTTTGGGGCATTAGAAATGTCGCGGGATTTGGCATTGGCTATGCGCAAAGATTTTAGTCGTTCGCAGTCTCAGTCGCGGGAAAATTCACAACTAATTAAAGCCCAACCGGCACTTAATATGAACCATCTAAATTGGATGTTGCCGTCGGCTGAATCTATGTATCGAGATTCTCTCAAAGAACTTTATTTATATCGCGCAGATCTTGCCGATAGAAGCCAAGGTGAAGCGCAGTTTTATGCCCGTGCAGATAACTTACGAGATTGGCTGAAAAATGTAGAAAAACGTTTGGGGAACTTATCGCAGAAACTAAGCGCAAGTGTTGGTCACTCCTCGGTTAATATAGACTTGGCGGGTGATGCTGAGGCGCAACAATCTACTCCCACTCCATCTAATTTGTTTGAAAAAACCAGTTGGTGGAAAACCGATGATAATTTCTATGAAGCACGAGGCGCATCTTGGGCCTTGATCCATTACCTCAAAGCTATAGAAGTGGATTTCGCTGATGTATTGGAAAAGAAAAACGCTACTGTTAGTTTGCGTCAAATTATTCGCGAACTTGAATCAACCCAACAGACGATTTGGAGTCCGATGATCCTAAATGGTAGCGGTTTAGGTATGTTAGCTAATCACTCGTTAGTTATGGCGAACTATATTTCCCGTGCAAATGCTGCTTTAATTGAGCTAACTGAACTTTTAAATCAAGGATAACTTTGTGAAACATTCTTTCAAATCAGCATTATTAGCGGTTTCAATGATCGCAGTACCCGTTCAAGCTGATACTTTACTGGGATTATACGTTGGGGCCCAGGCTTGGAATATGGATACTGAGGGTGGGTTTGCAAACGATGCCTCGCTAACCAATTTTGATTTTGATACCGAAACTAAAAGTAGCTTCTCTGTGGCGTTGGAGCATCCGGTGCCGCTGCTGCCGAATATTAAAGTCCGTCGTACCACGCTCGATACCGGGGGCGATGTAACACTGAACAGTAATTTCACTTTCAACGGCGAAATTTTTAGTGTGGATACACCGTTGATGAGTCAAGTCGATCTGACAAATACCGATTTCATTCTATATTATGAGTTATTCGATAATGACCTAGTAAGCTTCGATTTTGGTATCAATGGTAAATACATTGACGGTGAAATCTTCGTTCAAGACAGTGCAGATGCCACTAAATTTGCCCGTGAGCAGTTTTCCGGCGTGGTACCTATGGTCTATTCACGCTTGTATTTAGGAATGCCATTAACAGGCTTAGGCGTGTATGCTGAAGGCAGTTATTTGTCCATAGACGACCATACCCTAAGCGACTTCGAAGTCGCTTTAGCCTATGAATTTGTTGATAATTTAGCCATAGATATGACTCTTCAACTGGGCTATCGAGAAACCACTTTAGAATTGGATGATCTGGATGATATCTATTCAGATTTAGCATTTAGCGGTGTGTTCCTAGGCTTAGAAGTCCACTTCTAAAATAATTTCAATTTTTGTAAGTCCAATAAGTAATAAAAAATCCTATTTTAGTCTTTCCTGTTATTTATAAAAAGCGCTAACCTTTATCTGGTCAAAATAGAGGTTAGCGATTTATGTCTTCATCTACCAATCAGGCAATAATGCCAGCAGCTGTGCTAAATGAGAGCCAGTGGAATCAAATTAACAACGCTATTGCGCCGTTGAACAAGGATCAGCTCACATGGATGAGCGGTTACTTGGCGGGGTTAGCCAATCAGCAAGTCGCAAGCCAAGCCACAGTGCCACTTGAAGCGGCTGAGTCAGAGCAAATACTTACTATTCTTTATGGCTCACAAACTGGCAATGCCAAAGGTATCGCGCAGGAATATAAAAGCAAAGCCGAAAATGCTGGTATTACCGTTAAATTAGCCAATATGGCTGACTACAAAGCCAAGCAATTGAAAAGTGAAAGCCATTTAATTGTTGTGGTTAGTACTCATGGTGAAGGGGACGCGCCTGATGATGCCATCGAATTGCACGAATTTGTTAGCGGTAAAAAAGCGCCTAAATTAGCTGGTCTAAAATATGCGGTAATTGGCTTAGGTGACAGTAGTTATGAATTTTTTTGTCAAACCGCTAAAGATTTCGATTTACGCTTAGAAGCGCTAGGAGCTAAGCGCGTTATCGATAGGGTCGACTGTGATGTGGATTATGATGCAGCAGCAACTGCATTTATTGATCAAGTCACCACCATGCTAAAAGATGAACTCACTGCTAAACAATCTCAAGTTGTGCAATTGCCGAGAACGGCCAGCGTTTCTGCCGCGCCTGTGGCATCTGAATTTAGCAAAAAGAATCCATTCAAAGCAACCTTGTCAGCGAGTCAAAAAATAACTGGCCGAGATTCTGTTAAAGATATCCGCCACATTGAAATTTCCTTGGAAGACTCTGGTATTCAATATCAGGCCGGTGATGCCCTAGGGGTTTGGTTTCGCAATGATGAAGCTTTAGCGGATGAGATCATCGCTTTATTGGCGCTGGACGCCGACGAACAGGTCAAGGTGGGTGATGAATCTATAACTATCAGACAAGCACTTACAGACAAGTATGAGTTAACCCTTGCATACCCAACTTTTATCAAAAGTTACTTAGAAGCTTCAGATAATGCGGCCTTACAAGCTCTGTTTGAAGATAAAAGTAAGCTAAGGGATTATCTAGCAGACAGGCAAATTGTTGATATAATTAGACAATTCCCAGCGAAAGTAACAGCAGCGCAATTAGCTCGAGCCTTGCGTCCGATTACGCCTAGATTATATTCCATTGCTTCCAGTCAGGCTGAAGTAGAAGACGAAGTGCACTTAACCGTAGCGCTAGTTGAATACAATGTTGATGGCAGTGTGCGCACCGGTGGCGCGTCTGGATTCTTAGCAGATCGCTTAGATGAAGGGCAAGAAGTTAAAGTGTTCGTTGAGCATAATAATAACTTCCGCTTACCAGAAAATTCAGATACACCGGTTATTATGGTCGGTCCTGGAACTGGCGTTGCGCCATTTAGAGCCTTTATGCAACAGCGTGCTGAGGATGACGCTCAAGGCAAAAATTGGTTGTTTTTTGGAAACCCCAACTTTACTCAAGACTTCCTATATCAAACCGAGTGGCAGCGCTTTGTTAAAGATGGTGTGGTTGACAAAATAAGCTTGGCATTTTCCCGCGATCAAGAGCAAAAAGTATATGTTCAACATAAACTTTTGGAGCACGGCCAAGAGGTTTATCAGTGGCTTGAAGATGGCGCACATTTCTATGTTTGTGGAGATGCCACGTATATGGCCAAAGACGTCCATGACGCGCTCTTAGCCATCCTTCAGCAATATGGCGGCAAAACTGCAGAACAGGCAGAGTCTTACTTAACCGAATTACGTCGTGCCAAACGCTATCAGAAGGACGTTTACTAATGACAACAGATACTAAATTTACAGTTGAAGGAAAATTGTCAGATAACGAGCGCTTAAAAAGCCAAAGCAATTTTCTTCGCGGTACAATCGAACAAGATTTGCAAGACGATCTGACCGGTGGTTTTACAGCAGATAATTTCCAACTGATCCGCTTCCACGGCATGTATCAGCAAGACGATCGAGACATTCGTGCAGAACGGGCTAAACAAAAACTAGAGCCATTGCATAATGTAATGCTTAGAGCCCGTTTACCTGGAGGGATTATCGCTCCTGATCAGTGGCTAGCAATCGACAAATTTGCAAAAGAGCATACATTATATGGCAGTATTCGTTTGACCACTCGTCAAACGTTTCAGTTTCACGGTGTACTCAAGCCTAAAATTAAGCAGATGCATCAAATGCTGAATAAGGTTGGCATTGACTCAATCGCAACTGCCGGTGACGTTAACCGAAATGTATTGTGTACATCAAATCCAGTTGAATCAGCAGTGCATCAACAGGCTTATGAGTGGGCTAAAAAAATCAGTGAACATTTACTGCCAAAAACTCGCGCTTACGCCGAGATATGGTTAGATGGTGAGAAAGTTGAAACCACTGAAAATGAACCTATTTTAGGTAA
Above is a window of Aliiglaciecola sp. LCG003 DNA encoding:
- a CDS encoding beta-eliminating lyase-related protein — protein: MTLISDLLKTRFDELHAHAKAAIHRHQQLDMADELKLLSQSITSNDSRDSYGRGGIISDFEQQLSQLFSTQSCLFLPTGTLAQCAALKCYSQLTGRSYVGLHPTSHLLLHEHRAIEQLWGLNVAEMGTYNQVLTIDDFGKLDPATTAAIIIETPMREIGGQLPSWSDLTTIKAWCKEHGIKLHLDGARIWQTTEFYQRPLAEIASLFDSIYVSFYKDLGGISGAALLGSDKLIDQARVWARRAGGNPITLYPEVIAARAGLNKYLSAMPQFVDYTRQLCDALRCAPLSIVPANPQVAMFHLHFDMSAQDLAARIVSYAQHTGIIVLPLPRSGSKQTCVCEISIGDRAVVHQPNYWAEHIQACLAQ
- the dusA gene encoding tRNA dihydrouridine(20/20a) synthase DusA, with the translated sequence MKPTTQPLNRTISVAPMLDWTDKHCRYFLRQISQHALLYTEMVTTGAIIFGKGDYLAFNDAEHPVALQLGGSDPVDMARCAVLAQQRGYDEVNINVGCPSDRVQNGRFGACLMAEPDTVATCIKAMQAEVDIPVTVKSRIGIDQMDEYEDLTRFIDVVADSGCDTFIVHARKAWLKGLSPKENRDVPPLMYDRVYHLKQQFPDLHISINGGVKTLDDTDLHLNYIDGVMIGREVYSNPYILAEVDSRYYQDNHSIPSRHQIVHNMIAYAQTQLDEPYARIWHIARHMLGLFQGQPGARIWRRYLSQNGTQKGVGVELLSDALAVLDEAQLQAEKFQSESFINRVG
- a CDS encoding GNAT family N-acetyltransferase — its product is MSNTLIHNEKECKYEYHIDGHIAYITYDVQGDKVHLTHTIVPDDLAGKGLAKTLLEDVLEEIKKANKKAVAQCSYVVRYQEKHPQASDLFA
- a CDS encoding efflux RND transporter permease subunit, with the translated sequence MSAATPLGISGRIAKQFLTSEITPLLAVVGLLLGLFAVLVTPREEEPQINVTFANVYVAFPGASAKEVESLVTTPAEQIVSEIQGVEHVYSASSPGMALLTVRFTVGEDRTDAIVRLYNAFYSNQDTFPANLGIMPVLIKPKGIDDVPIVSGTIWSQNPDLTSVDLLSIARAMEAELQRVPGTREIKTIGGAASVVMVNFDPVRLASYQLSLSDLRQSLAAANASADAGNLISQNEQIKVQVGSFLTSAQDIAELVVGVFKGAPVFLRDVADVSLSHDSPEHYVAFGIGAASSLDVTGRYPAVTMTVAKKPGENAVDVANAVIERFDQMQGIYFPDGVEATITRNYGATAEEKAQTLIKKLIFATLSVIVLVMIALGRREAFVVGAAVVATLAITLFASWAWGFTLNRVSLFALIFSIGILVDDAIVVVENIHRHMTLGGRELKDAIPIAVDEVGGPTILATFTVIAALLPMAFVSGLMGPYMRPIPINASTGMLISLAVAFILTPWLFLRLFKNQPHHATEETSTNSRFLNLFTRLLNPFLNKVAGRMNRIWLLIVILVLIALSLLLVVNRGVMMKMLPFDNKSEFQLVIDMPEGTTLEQTFATLQALADDLEALPEMDNYQLYAGTAAPINFNGLVRQYYLRREANMGEVQVNLAHKDLRNRKSHTIALEARKLIAATAKAHNANVKVVEMPPGPPVQAPLVAEVYGLDYQRQLNVAQQVKRQFTKATDVVDVDDSVEAPQRKWILAIDRARAAKLGVSQASIVADMTAALAGEDSSYLHQEQAKVAIPIRLTLPVVNKNDLLALQNLRVRAQSGELIALSEVTILQQQLREQTIYHKDLLPVVYVTGDVAGETDSPLYGLAEIASSLDEHRVEGEIIEQYYIQQPENPYKWSMKWDGEWQVTYETFRDMGIAYSIGLLMIYLLVVAQFRSYSIPLIIMAPIPLTIIGIMPGHALLGQQFTAPSMIGMIALAGIIVRNSILLVDFIQQQVREGKDLQAATIEATAVRSVPIALTALAAMMGGFFIIDDPIFGGLAVSLIFGLLVSTLLTLIVIPVVFYAYQYQKNESHV